One segment of Platichthys flesus chromosome 15, fPlaFle2.1, whole genome shotgun sequence DNA contains the following:
- the ubash3ba gene encoding ubiquitin-associated and SH3 domain-containing protein B → MAAKDDVYAKVTPRRQRQSRPSTVKHGSALDVLLSMGFPKTRALKALVSTGGKNVQAACDWLFSHVDDPFLDDPLPREYVLYLRPSGPLLQQLSLFWQQSRLSCGKNKAHNIFPHITLCQFFMCADGKVDALSEALQTTVAKWKGRIPMPLPLEPYTSSSFIGLFVEEQVAEVLKSFAADFATEAAAKADVHVEPHKKQLHVTLAYHFQASHLPILDKLAKNVDVTLGCDWLSVLYSRDIRFANHETLQVMYPYLPQNDDELELVTGDFIFTSPVEQGIASEGWVYGSSLSTGLSGLLPENYVNRADESDTWVVHGSYSILNCASPSNSVSTVGGLLFDGQINDSLLDSLVDPPSLAGLCPPLQVSRPTSQSSLSNMRLFVCRHGERMDVVFGKHWVTQCFDSKGRYVRSNLNMPSSLPPRAGGHRDYDKDCPITVFGSTQARLVGEALLESHTAIDFVYCSPSLRCVQTAQHIVQGLQQEGKTKLRVEPGLFEWTKWVSGTCLPSWIPPAELVAANLSVDTTYRPHIPVSKLVVSESYDTYISRSFQVTREILAECKNLGNTVLIVAHASSLEACTRQMQGLSPQNSKDFVQVVRKIPYLGFCACEEMGETGVWQLTDPPIMPLTHGPNHSFNWREMLTQD, encoded by the exons CTTGAAAGCTCTGGTTTCAACAGGAGGCAAAAACGTGCAGGCAGCTTGTGACTG GCTCTTCTCCCATGTGGACGACCCGTTCCTGGACGACCCTCTGCCCAGAGAATATGTGTTATATCTGCGACCCAGTGGgccgctgctgcagcagctctcactCTTCTGGCAGCAGTCCCGGCTCTCCTGTGGCAAGAATAAGGCGCACAACATCTTCCCCCATATCACCCTCTGCCAGTTCTTCATG TGTGCCGACGGGAAGGTGGACGCTCTGTCCGAAGCTCTCCAGACCACAGTGGCCAAGTGGAAGGGTCGCATACCAATGCCCCTCCCCCTGGAGCCCTACACCTCCTCGAGCTTCATCGGCCTCTtcgtggaggagcaggtggcgGAGGTGCTGAAGAGTTTCGCTGCTGATTTTGCcacagaagcagcagctaaAGCAG ATGTTCATGTGGAGCCCCACAAGAAACAACTCCATGTCACTTTGGCGTACCACTTCCAAGCCAGTCACCTTCCAATTTTGGATAAGTTAGCCAAAAATGTGGATGTGACTTTGGGCTGTGACTGGCTGTCTGTGCTCTACTCTCGGGACATTCGATTTGCGAACCACGAG ACACTGCAAGTCATGTACCCCTACTTGCCACAGAATGACGATGAGCTCGAGCTGGTGACGGGGGACTTCATCTTCACGTCTCCGGTGGAGCAGGGCATTGCCAGCGAGGGCTGGGTGTACGGCTCATCGCTGAGCACGGGGCTCTCCGGCCTGCTGCCCGAGAACTACGTCAACCGTGCTGATGAGTCCGACACCTGGGTCGTTCACGG GTCATACTCCATCCTCAACTGTGCCTCCCCATCTAACTCTGTCAGCACTGTGGGCGGGTTGTTGTTTGATGGACAGATCAATGACAGTCTACTGGACAGTCTGGTGGATCCTCCCAGCCTCGCCGGCCTCTGTCCTCCCCTGCAG GTGTCGAGGCCAACGAGTCAGTCGTCCCTGTCTAATAtgagactgtttgtgtgtcgccATGGGGAGAGAATGGACGTGGTGTTTGGGAAACACTGGGTCACTCAGTGCTTTGACTCCAAAG gCCGTTACGTTCGCTCTAATCTCAACATGCCGTCCAGCCTGCCGCCCAGAGCCGGGGGTCATCGGGACTATGATAAAGATTGTCCAATTACAGTGTTTGGCTCCACCCAGGCTCGTCTTGTGG GTGAAGCTCTGTTGGAAAGCCACACAGCGATAGACTTCGTTtactgctctccctctctccgctgCGTCCAGACAGCTCAGCACATTGTGCAGG gtCTCCAGCAGGAGGGAAAGACAAAACTCAGAGTGGAGCCTGGTTTGTTTGAATGGACCAAGTGGGTTTCGGGCACGTGTTTACCCAGCTGGATCCCCCCAGCTGAGCTGGTTGCTGCTAACCTGAGTGTGGACACAACATACAG ACCTCATATTCCCGTCAGTAAGCTGGTGGTTTCAGAGTCTTATGACACCTACATCAGCCGGAGCTTCCAAGTGACTCGAGAGATCCTGGCCGAGTGCAAGAACTTAG gaaacacagtcCTGATCGTGGCCCATGCCTCTTCCCTGGAGGCCTGCACTCGCCAGATGCAAGGCCTTAGTCCCCAAAACTCGAAGGACTTTGTCCAAGTTGTCCGAAAG ATTCCTTACTTGGGTTTTTGTGCATGTGAAGAAATGGGTGAGACAGGGGTGTGGCAGTTGACTGACCCACCCATCATGCCTCTGACACATGGACCAAATCACAGTTTCAACTGGAGGGAGATGCTAACACAAGACTGA